A single Nostoc sp. PCC 7107 DNA region contains:
- a CDS encoding glycoside hydrolase family 10 protein, whose translation MKNQGTAIKVTKKVRFFIFSFNFLIVNCLTSFNILAVRAASEEPVLSVVQSTENRQQWTGITKRLQAIGVNYCVIPLSAVRSSGDWGDRRVLFLPNVETLTPAQAIALESWVSKGGKIIASGPVGSLSAPGVRQLLRSLLGSYWGFGLDETQKLKPAKTQPQRWANQSELFGQVRGGVIIPEGGTSQATAVWNAPDNPAAVVSTEWSTLLGWRWGTDAASSFELDNAWLKAALNHHLTAPSPGQQKIAGADSKCSTTIATASLNSPSPITPVIPQAPLVPLTPRPSSPEAIDQLEQTVRWNVEPNSNQPIDEKEAIALQQELENLISRIESAHLAASVHAANLDEAITSNPQSLKEEETRVASTRPGFASQSKEQAITQARLVAKNIPQLIANKNYALARQQWLATRTNLWKHFPTNRRLAPAEIRAVWLDRGTIVRAGGEKKLAEVFDRLAQSGINTVFFETLNASYPIYPSKVAPQQNPLIRGWNPLAVAVKLAHERDMELHAWVWTFAAGNQRHNQVINVHPDYPGPVLAAHPDWANYDNKGNTIPPGQTKPFFDPANPELRQYLLKLFAEIVTEYQVDGLQLDYIRYPFQDPFAGRSYGYGQAARAQFQKLTGVDPLTISPTQGELWQKWTEFRTQQVDSFVAEVSQMVRQKREDLILSVAVFPLPERERIQKLQQHWEVWARRGDIDVIVPMTYAQDTARFQRLAQPWIASSQLGSTLLVPGIRLLSLPNLAAFDQLQLIRDLPASGYALFAAENFNNDLLKIFTNTQGKVSSVADEPIPLRQPFQTAVVRYGLLKREWQYVLQNELVQIPAIKVADFNNQIEVVEKALNQLAAAPSPAKLLTARASLTRFQAQFRIWMREAATNNPYQVKVWENRLATIERLLRYGERRSQLR comes from the coding sequence GTGAAGAATCAGGGAACTGCAATCAAAGTCACAAAAAAAGTCAGATTCTTCATTTTTAGTTTTAACTTTTTAATTGTTAATTGTTTAACTAGTTTTAATATTTTAGCAGTTAGGGCAGCAAGTGAAGAACCTGTATTAAGCGTAGTCCAGAGTACAGAAAACAGGCAGCAATGGACAGGAATTACTAAACGCTTGCAAGCGATTGGGGTGAATTATTGTGTGATTCCCTTATCAGCAGTTAGAAGTAGTGGTGATTGGGGCGATCGCCGCGTCTTATTTTTGCCCAACGTTGAGACATTAACCCCCGCCCAAGCGATCGCCTTAGAATCATGGGTGAGCAAAGGCGGCAAAATCATCGCCAGTGGCCCTGTTGGCAGTTTATCAGCGCCTGGAGTCAGGCAGTTATTGCGATCACTCCTCGGTAGTTATTGGGGCTTTGGTTTAGATGAAACACAAAAACTTAAACCAGCCAAAACGCAGCCACAGAGATGGGCTAACCAAAGCGAACTATTTGGGCAAGTCCGCGGTGGCGTAATTATTCCCGAAGGCGGAACTAGTCAAGCCACCGCCGTTTGGAATGCCCCAGATAATCCCGCCGCTGTCGTCAGTACAGAATGGTCTACCTTATTAGGCTGGCGCTGGGGAACAGATGCTGCCTCTAGTTTTGAGTTAGATAACGCTTGGTTAAAAGCTGCCCTGAATCATCATTTAACAGCACCATCCCCAGGACAGCAGAAAATAGCCGGGGCGGACTCCAAGTGTTCCACTACAATTGCTACGGCTTCCCTGAATTCTCCATCTCCCATCACCCCTGTTATTCCCCAAGCACCATTAGTTCCCCTCACCCCTCGTCCATCCTCCCCAGAAGCCATTGATCAACTAGAACAAACAGTGCGCTGGAATGTGGAACCCAATTCCAATCAGCCAATTGACGAAAAAGAAGCGATCGCCCTCCAACAAGAATTAGAAAATTTAATTAGTCGGATAGAAAGCGCCCATTTAGCTGCCTCAGTTCATGCAGCTAACCTGGATGAAGCCATCACCAGCAATCCCCAATCTCTCAAAGAAGAAGAAACCCGCGTCGCCTCCACCAGACCAGGATTTGCGAGTCAAAGTAAAGAACAAGCCATTACCCAAGCGCGGCTAGTTGCCAAAAACATTCCCCAACTCATCGCCAATAAAAACTATGCCCTAGCGCGTCAGCAATGGTTAGCGACGAGAACAAATTTGTGGAAACATTTTCCTACCAATCGTCGATTAGCCCCCGCAGAAATTCGCGCAGTTTGGTTAGATAGAGGCACCATTGTGCGGGCTGGGGGCGAAAAAAAATTAGCTGAAGTTTTTGACCGTTTGGCACAGTCTGGCATTAACACAGTTTTTTTTGAAACTCTCAACGCCAGTTATCCAATTTACCCCAGTAAAGTTGCACCCCAGCAAAACCCCCTAATTCGTGGCTGGAACCCTTTAGCTGTGGCGGTGAAATTAGCCCATGAACGAGATATGGAGTTACACGCCTGGGTGTGGACTTTTGCCGCAGGGAATCAGCGCCACAACCAAGTCATTAATGTTCACCCTGATTATCCAGGGCCAGTACTGGCAGCCCATCCAGATTGGGCAAACTACGACAATAAAGGTAATACCATTCCTCCTGGTCAAACTAAACCATTTTTTGATCCAGCTAACCCAGAACTGCGCCAATATCTCTTGAAGCTATTTGCAGAAATTGTCACCGAATATCAAGTAGATGGTTTACAGCTAGATTACATTCGCTATCCCTTCCAAGATCCCTTTGCTGGCAGAAGTTACGGTTATGGTCAAGCGGCGAGAGCGCAATTTCAAAAGTTGACTGGTGTTGACCCATTGACGATTTCGCCCACCCAAGGGGAATTATGGCAAAAGTGGACAGAATTTCGTACCCAACAAGTTGATAGCTTTGTTGCCGAAGTCTCTCAAATGGTGAGGCAAAAGCGTGAGGATTTAATTTTGTCTGTGGCAGTATTTCCCCTGCCAGAACGAGAACGGATTCAGAAACTCCAACAACATTGGGAAGTTTGGGCAAGACGAGGAGATATAGATGTAATTGTTCCCATGACTTATGCTCAAGATACTGCCCGGTTTCAACGCCTCGCCCAACCGTGGATAGCTTCTAGTCAGTTGGGTTCAACTTTGTTAGTCCCAGGAATTCGGTTGCTGTCTTTACCGAATTTGGCAGCATTTGACCAATTACAACTAATTCGAGACTTACCAGCGAGTGGTTATGCCCTATTTGCCGCTGAAAATTTTAACAACGATTTGCTGAAAATCTTTACCAACACTCAAGGTAAAGTGTCATCTGTGGCTGATGAACCGATTCCCCTACGTCAGCCTTTTCAAACCGCCGTTGTGCGTTATGGGTTGCTAAAGCGAGAATGGCAGTATGTTCTGCAAAACGAGTTAGTGCAGATACCAGCGATTAAAGTTGCTGATTTTAACAACCAAATAGAAGTGGTAGAAAAAGCTTTAAATCAATTAGCGGCTGCCCCTTCTCCGGCGAAATTACTCACAGCTAGAGCTTCTTTAACTCGATTTCAGGCGCAATTTCGCATTTGGATGCGCGAAGCTGCCACAAATAACCCTTATCAAGTCAAAGTTTGGGAAAATCGCCTAGCCACTATTGAAAGACTATTACGCTATGGCGAAAGGCGATCGCAATTACGTTAG